Proteins from one Burkholderia oklahomensis C6786 genomic window:
- a CDS encoding glycosyltransferase, whose amino-acid sequence MDFTGERYVPGITGEIEMEHYHRYHLVDELIKDKDVLDIACGEGYGSGLMASRARSVIGVDIDKATIEHARASYRYPNLRFEAGSCAAIPLPDRSVDVIVSFETIEHHDQHDEMMCEISRVLREDGILVISSPDKYEYSEKPRFKNPYHVKELYLDEFKGLLAHYFSNVDVYGQRAVFGSLVARLNGNSSNDGRHFWTRTGNGPHDVQEAGLPREPVYFIALASNFQLPEFAPSIFEVEGYIESRIQGVSADYQAEIRRIGSERDAMLKDKDQAWEKYLQQVVKDYGSEIDRIAAERDEMLRGKDAAWGREVERVAAERDAMLKDKDAIWGREVRRVAEKYKAQVSTDAIFKEMVPLVSLVVVNFNGLRFLPALLQSLTQLDYPRYEIVLVDNASSDASIDYVGKHFPSVRIVKSEKNLGFAGGNNLGMQAAKGDLIGLINNDTVVDPGCLRELVAALVRDPKVWAVGSKIVFFRKYVEIVLRSDVFRPSEKGQSSDQRELGLLLDERSAFVGCDYRKPIFATGFWGSEQLAGRCVRWTSGEARLLLPVMPANTGGECELSLVVSGTEAGAGTAFGVELNGVQIGQSVLSSGFDEHVFRVPRSLIDSACFDLLNNVGTQLSEKGEASDRGIYEPDRGQYDKEEAVEALCGAAMLIRRSALERVGLFDSRFFMYYEDADLCWRIRRAGGELRYVPTSVVRHIHTGSSVEWSPMFIYYVSRNHVLIRFKHASLRVAMGSYFVETARCVRACVAWARNVIRGGRDERARAELGLRLRLQIDLLEKIPGTLVRRWGFKGIQLDRL is encoded by the coding sequence ATGGATTTTACCGGTGAACGGTACGTGCCGGGGATCACTGGCGAGATCGAGATGGAGCATTATCATCGCTACCATCTTGTTGACGAGCTTATTAAAGATAAGGACGTTCTCGACATCGCGTGTGGAGAGGGATATGGCTCCGGCTTGATGGCGTCAAGAGCACGTAGCGTGATCGGCGTGGATATCGACAAAGCCACGATCGAGCACGCGCGTGCGAGTTATCGGTACCCGAATCTCCGCTTCGAAGCGGGATCGTGTGCTGCAATCCCGCTGCCTGATCGCAGTGTCGATGTGATCGTGAGCTTTGAGACGATCGAGCATCACGATCAGCATGATGAGATGATGTGCGAGATTTCGCGCGTGCTGCGCGAAGACGGGATTTTGGTAATCTCGAGCCCGGACAAATACGAATACTCAGAAAAGCCAAGGTTTAAAAATCCGTATCATGTCAAAGAGCTTTATCTCGATGAATTCAAGGGCTTGTTGGCGCATTATTTCTCCAATGTCGATGTTTACGGTCAGCGTGCCGTATTTGGCTCACTAGTTGCTCGCCTGAACGGGAATTCGAGTAATGACGGGCGGCATTTCTGGACTCGGACCGGCAATGGACCGCATGACGTCCAGGAGGCCGGATTGCCTCGAGAGCCGGTTTATTTCATTGCACTGGCATCAAATTTCCAACTGCCGGAGTTTGCGCCCTCGATATTCGAAGTTGAAGGCTATATCGAGTCTCGCATACAGGGCGTGTCGGCAGATTATCAGGCAGAGATTCGGCGCATCGGTTCGGAACGCGATGCCATGCTGAAGGATAAGGACCAGGCATGGGAGAAATACCTCCAGCAAGTGGTAAAGGACTACGGCTCGGAGATCGATCGTATCGCGGCGGAACGGGATGAGATGCTGCGAGGCAAAGATGCAGCATGGGGCCGGGAAGTCGAGCGCGTCGCGGCGGAGCGCGATGCAATGCTGAAGGATAAAGATGCGATTTGGGGCCGCGAAGTTCGGCGTGTCGCGGAGAAATACAAGGCTCAAGTTTCGACGGACGCCATTTTCAAGGAAATGGTGCCATTGGTGAGTTTGGTCGTCGTAAATTTCAATGGCCTTAGATTTTTGCCGGCACTGCTGCAAAGTTTGACGCAGCTCGATTATCCAAGGTATGAAATTGTTTTGGTCGACAATGCGTCGAGCGATGCTTCGATCGATTACGTTGGAAAACACTTCCCCAGCGTCCGTATCGTCAAATCAGAAAAAAATCTTGGTTTTGCCGGTGGAAACAATCTCGGTATGCAAGCAGCAAAGGGCGATCTGATTGGGCTTATTAATAACGATACTGTAGTGGATCCTGGTTGCCTTCGAGAACTGGTGGCCGCATTGGTGCGGGACCCCAAGGTATGGGCAGTAGGCTCAAAAATTGTTTTCTTCCGAAAATACGTCGAAATTGTGTTGAGGAGCGATGTTTTTCGGCCGTCGGAAAAAGGGCAATCCTCCGATCAGCGTGAATTGGGTCTCTTGCTGGATGAGCGCAGCGCATTCGTAGGATGTGATTATCGCAAACCCATTTTTGCTACGGGCTTTTGGGGCAGCGAGCAGTTGGCGGGACGGTGCGTTCGCTGGACTTCGGGGGAGGCAAGGTTGTTGTTGCCCGTCATGCCAGCAAATACCGGAGGCGAGTGCGAACTGTCGTTAGTTGTCTCGGGAACGGAAGCCGGAGCCGGGACCGCGTTTGGTGTCGAACTGAATGGCGTGCAAATCGGCCAGAGCGTGCTGTCGTCCGGATTCGATGAACACGTTTTCCGTGTGCCGCGGTCGCTGATTGATAGCGCATGTTTTGATTTGTTGAATAACGTCGGCACGCAATTAAGCGAAAAGGGTGAGGCCAGCGATCGTGGGATCTACGAGCCGGACCGCGGACAGTACGATAAGGAGGAGGCTGTTGAAGCGCTATGCGGTGCGGCGATGCTCATAAGACGCTCCGCTCTCGAGCGAGTCGGTCTGTTTGATTCCAGATTTTTCATGTATTACGAGGACGCAGACCTCTGTTGGCGTATCCGGCGAGCGGGCGGAGAACTCCGATACGTGCCGACGAGCGTCGTGCGCCATATTCACACCGGATCTAGTGTGGAGTGGTCCCCGATGTTCATATATTACGTCTCCCGTAATCACGTGCTTATCCGTTTCAAGCATGCCTCGCTGCGTGTGGCAATGGGTAGCTATTTTGTTGAGACGGCACGATGTGTGCGGGCGTGTGTGGCGTGGGCACGCAATGTCATTCGAGGAGGTCGCGACGAGCGAGCGCGTGCCGAACTCGGACTGCGTCTTCGTTTGCAAATCGATTTGCTCGAAAAAATTCCGGGCACTCTCGTGAGGCGTTGGGGCTTCAAGGGAATCCAGCTGGACCGTCTGTAA
- a CDS encoding glycosyltransferase family 4 protein, protein MKIGIYNRYWSTMGGGEKYTGTIAQILSEGHEVDLIHTTKVDLKEFQARMNLDLSRVRWVEWPGDSCAQLAPRSADYDLFINSTYCSSMVSQAKKSMYVVFFPHQLSPRPMGPRRKALTSLLSAMGQSRWLLGEAGARLASRACGRLQRGSNEFISSYQIKISISQFTTDWLDRRWGCKGEVLSPPIDIERYADIEIVGKSRVILSVGRFFHGGKDGHNKKHLELLRAFRAMCDLGRVPDGWEYHLAGSVNLNTPDDIKYFQEVNGLAKGYPVKILGNISADALKQEYTKASIFWHGSGWGEDAESYPERMEHFGMTTCEAMAAACVPVVMPQGGQREIVDDGINGYYFRNADELIARTETLMAMFGHRDMEMLATRAREDVRRYSLPHFRKGIIDLVGAI, encoded by the coding sequence ATGAAAATTGGGATTTACAACAGATATTGGAGCACGATGGGCGGCGGTGAGAAATACACTGGAACCATTGCTCAAATATTAAGTGAAGGGCATGAAGTCGATCTGATCCATACCACGAAAGTCGATCTGAAGGAATTTCAGGCGCGCATGAACTTGGATTTGTCGAGGGTTCGCTGGGTTGAATGGCCAGGGGATTCCTGTGCCCAGTTGGCGCCTAGGTCGGCTGATTACGACCTGTTTATTAACTCGACCTATTGCTCTTCCATGGTTTCTCAGGCGAAGAAGTCCATGTACGTGGTTTTCTTTCCGCATCAATTGTCGCCTCGTCCGATGGGACCAAGGCGCAAAGCGTTGACGTCTTTGCTCAGTGCGATGGGGCAGTCGCGCTGGCTGTTGGGAGAGGCGGGAGCAAGGTTGGCTTCGAGAGCGTGCGGGAGGCTTCAGCGTGGGAGCAATGAATTTATCTCAAGCTACCAAATCAAAATTTCGATTTCTCAATTCACGACGGACTGGCTTGATCGCCGCTGGGGATGCAAAGGGGAAGTGCTGTCGCCGCCCATCGACATCGAACGTTACGCGGACATAGAGATCGTAGGCAAGTCACGCGTAATTCTGAGCGTTGGCCGTTTCTTTCACGGTGGAAAAGACGGACATAATAAGAAGCATCTTGAACTCTTGCGCGCTTTCCGTGCGATGTGTGACCTCGGACGTGTTCCGGACGGTTGGGAATATCATTTGGCGGGTAGTGTCAACCTGAATACGCCTGATGATATTAAGTATTTTCAGGAAGTAAACGGTCTGGCGAAAGGCTATCCTGTGAAAATCCTCGGCAATATCTCCGCAGATGCTTTGAAGCAAGAGTACACAAAAGCGAGCATTTTCTGGCATGGATCCGGATGGGGAGAGGACGCGGAATCGTATCCAGAGCGAATGGAGCACTTCGGCATGACCACATGTGAAGCTATGGCCGCCGCATGCGTGCCGGTGGTGATGCCTCAGGGCGGGCAGCGTGAAATAGTCGATGACGGAATCAATGGATATTATTTCCGTAACGCGGATGAACTGATCGCTCGTACAGAAACATTAATGGCGATGTTCGGCCATCGAGATATGGAAATGCTGGCGACGCGAGCCCGTGAGGACGTAAGACGTTATTCCTTGCCTCATTTCAGAAAGGGAATTATCGATTTGGTGGGCGCTATATAA